TCTTGGACGCTTGCGCGTCACCTTTCTCGTTATGATACTACATGTCATGCTGCGTCAGGGGCTCTCATGTTGGACCTCGTCTCCTCTCCCCATTCACCCCCTGATGAGAAAGATAATAATAATGATTATCGTTATTGTCAATATAAAATATCAAGTATGGTGATACGATGGAAAGCGCAGGTACTCGTCGTATCACGTATGATGATAGGTGAGAAGCTGGTACGAACGAGGGGGATATGGGCGAAGAGCGGCTCACGTTGGTTGACTTCAACGAGGCACAGCGAGTCATCAAGGGCGTCTTCTTGTCTTCTTGAGAGACGACGGGCATCACGTCAAGCCCCTCGACTACATCGGCGCCGCCGCTGACCTCGACTGCAATGCGGCAATCGGGCGGGTTGTGCCCAGAATCGACCTGAGCGCGCTCGCATCGCGTATCGACTCCATCCCAAGGGAGGCCTACGGCATGCCCATGATGCCGACCGTCGTCGTACGCTTTCACAAGGAGAGCTTTCGCATGCGTCTTGAGGAAGGCCTGCTCCCCGCGCTGGAGGTGGCTCAAAGGTAAGTGCTACACCCTTGCCTTCCGTTCCTTTGGTCGGCTGGCTGTTTGCGGAGCCCCTTGGCATGCGATGGTCATATACTCTTGCCGTGGCTGCGGCACGCACCCAAAGCTCGCTGTCGTTGGAGGGATGACCTACCGCATGGGGATTGACGTCAAGCTCATACTCACGGACATAGACGGCACGATACTGCCGTATGGGCAACGGCAGGTCAGCAAGGCCTGCGTCGAGGCTTTCCGTACAGCTATAGGCGCCGGCATCCACATTGGTCCTGCGAGCGGTCGTGGGCAGAGGTGGATGGCACCGCTTCTGGGCGGCGACGAGGTCCTCTGTGCGACGGCGCTTGCCTCAAACGGTATGGAGGTCTACCTGGACGGGGAAAGGATCCATGCCGAGGTCCTGGATCGCGGCGTGCTTCGGCGCCTTGCACAGGTGCTACGCGCCATACCGGGCACGGGTCTCGTCTGCTTCGACGATGCGACGCCGCTTCTGGTGGCGGGAAGCCAGGCAGACCTCGCGTGCTGCTTTGCCCCCTATGCGAAGAAGAGCGTGCCTGTCGATGACGTGCCAGATTGCGAGATCGTGAAGGCCAACGTCTTCTTTGATGGTGATATCAGTCAGATGCATGATCTTGCCGATCGCCTGGGCCGCGTTGTGGGAGCGCTGAGTTTCGACGTGCCGCAAGCTGCCTGGCTCAACGTGATGACGCGTGGTTGGGGCAAGGGTCCGGCCATCGACGTGCTCTGCGAGCGTCTGGGCATAGACCTGACGCAGGTCGCCGTCTTTGGCGACGGCGGAAACGACGTGTCGATGCTCTCGCACGTGCCCCTGTCGTTCGCCGTGGCAGGCGCGTCGGCAGACGCCCTCGCTGCTGCCCACCATCGTATCGGTGCCTGCGAGGACGATGCGGTTGCCGCCGCCATCGAGGCACTCGCGGCAGGGGCGATGCCAACATGAGTGAGGTGGTGGCACAGTTCGATTCCCTTGACGCCGTCTTTGCGGACGGCGCCATGCGCCTGCTGCGCAGCGACTATGCGCAGGCCTCCGTCGCGCTGCTCCGCACCTTGTTCGGCGACGGGACGTCGCGCATGGAGTCCGAGATCCTCTACGCGCAGGTTGACGCCCTGCTCGACGAGCTCGATCACGCGGGTCGCAAGGTATGGCGCCATGAGGACGGCAGCAGGCTAGACGCGCGCGAGGTCGTGAACGACAAGTGGATGCGTGAGTTTCGCCTTCTGGCCAAGCGCATCCTGCCGTCGGGCATGTCGGAGCACTCGCTCAGGCCCGAGGCCCTCGCCGTGCTCGCTGCGGCACGTGACGTAGGCGATGACGAGATCATCCTCTCCAGCCCACGCATCGAGACCATCATTGAGGCGCTGACGCAGCTCTCAACCGTGGTAAACCCCGACAAGCAGGCGCGTCGCGCGGATTTGGTCTCCAAGGTGGAGAGGGCCCAGCGGGCGCTTGACGCCTTCGACGCGTCGGGAGGGGAGGCAGACGTCGACGCGAACCCAGTTGCAATGTTTCGAAACGCCCTTGACCTCATGTCCCAGATCCCTGCCGACATGAGCCGCATCGAGGGGAGGATGTATGAGGAGCGCAACAGGCTCATCGACTCCTTTCACAAGGACGAGCGCCCGGGAGGCGAGCTTGTTGCGGACTATCTGCGGCGCAGCGACGAGCTGTTCGACGGCACGGATATGGGACAGGTGTACAACGGTGCCATCACCATGTTGTCCAACAGCAAGCTCAATGCGGACATCTCCTCGCGCGTGCGTATGATCACGCGCTCCGACGCGCTTGCGAGTCTCGACGCGAGGGAGCGTGCCTCGCTCGAGCGCTCCTGGAAGGGGTTGGTCAGTGGCATGACGGGCGTGCTGAAGCTACGCAAGGCCTGCTCCCAGACGGTCTCAAACGCCATTACGCAGTATGACCATGAGACATACCGCGAGTATACGTCGTTGCTGAAGAAGCTCTACGACGTCGTGCTGGCGCGTGGGCTCGAGGGGGGACCGCTTGCGAGAAGCCCCATGCACGACTCGCTTGACACGACACAGCTGGAGTCGTTGGTGTTTCGTCTCTCGGCAAGGTCCGACCGCGAGGCGCCTCCTCCGCTCTATGCCGCAGATACAGACACGATACCGAGGATCGACATCGAGCGCCTGCGCTATTTTGGCGGTGCGCGGACCGAGGCGCTCCTCGCCGCCTTGGAGCGACAGATTCCGTCGGGAGGCTCCATGGCGCTCTCGCACGCATTCAACGCCCTCGATCCGGACATCCGCCGTGAGGTGGAGCTTTGTGGCCTCATGACGTTTGCGCTGGGCTTGGGCGTCGCCGTGGAGCAGGCGCCCCATGCTGTATACGAGTGTTACGACTTCATCGGAGACCTGCGTCCGTGGTCGGCCCCGGAAGTGATGCTCGTGAGGGAGGACGTGTCGCACGGGAGGGAGGCCAAAGATGGCTGATGACATGGTGGGACAGGATGGCTCAGGCACAGAGGGCGCGCCCGTAGGGGTGTCGCCCAAGGGTGAGCCGCTGTTTCCTGAGGACACGGGGACCTGTCCTCTTGTGGTGCGTCACGCGATCACGGCCCTCGTGAAGAAGCGCTACATCTTCGCCGAGACCGACCGAGTGGCATGGGACGGTCTCATGAGTGCGCCCGAGCTCGTGAGGAGCCGCCTTGCCGACATGCTACTTGGGCTGAGGGTCGATGACGTCGCGGGCATTGCCTATTCCTACCAGGTGCAGCTGGAGGGTGGCACGGTCCCCAACAAGGTGAAGTCCATCAGTTACTTCAACAACCTGCAGTCCTTGCTCATGACACAGCTGGTCACGAAGTACTTCAGCGCGACGGCGGCGGGCGAGACCCTCGTCTGGGTCGAGGGGGACGAGCTTCGCGAGGCCATGGAGCGCATGTTCGAGGACATGCCCGACGTCGCCCTCGCGGACAGCCACATGGAGCAGGCCATCGGCGCCATGGTGCGCAACGGCTATCTGCGCGAGGTTGTCGATGGGCGCTACCAGGTCATGCCCATCGTGGGCGTTGTCTACGGCATCGACGAGATCAAGGGCGTGCTGTCGCGCTATGGCATCGCCGATGGCGACGACGCTCAGGCCGACGTGAGGCAGTGAAAAGATCGAAGGGAGCGGGCGGATGCCAGCCGACCAATTGCAGATGGATCCTCTCGTCGAGCGGCAGTGGCAGCTCGAGTCCATGCAACTCGTGAACTTTGGCCCGTTCGACGGGTATCACAGGCTCGAGTTCAAGACAGGGTTCGCGCAGGTTCCGACCACGGTGATATCGGGAGACAGCGGTACGGGGAAGTCGACCATCGAGGATGCGTTCTTTGAGGTCATGACCCGCAACGGCAGCTACAACTCGGCCAGCAACGAGGGAGGACGGGGTGGCAGCCTCACATCCGAGAAGCGCTCGCTCATCGGGTACGTGCGCGGCAAACTGGAGGATGTCGAGGACGAGGAGGGCCGTCGCCAGGTGCAGATGCTGCGTGACGGGCACTGCAACCGATGGAGCGCCATCGTGCTGGGGTATCGCTCGGACGTGAAAACCACGTTCTCTGTGGCCAAGCTGTTCTGGATCGCTGCCGGCTATACCGCCAACTCGGACATCAAGCAGCTGCGCATGACGATGTTTCGTGACTTTGACCCACGCTCGCTCGAGTCGATCGCCGACGCCAACTTCACCGCCGAGCGCGTCCGTCGTGTCATTGGCAGTGACTTCAGGTCGTTCTCGCAGGTTGATGAGTTTTTGACCTACGTCCACCGCGTCTTGAAAGTGGACGAGCAGGGAAGCGGCAAGGAGGTCATGGACCTGCTTGGCCGGATCAGGTCAGGCTCGAGCTTCCGATCGATCGACGAGCTGTTCCGGGAGCAGGTGCTTGACAGACCCGCGACGTTCGAGGCAGCGTCGGCGGCCGTGGCGAGCTATCGCGAGCACCACAGCGCCTACGAGCGCATGCGCGAGAAACAGGAGAAGGTCAGCCTGCTCACTGAGGTGCGCGAGTTCTCTCACGAGCGCGACGAGGCGCTCGAGGCGCTCGACACGGGCAGGGCGGCGCTTGCGCCGGCGCTCTTCGACACGTGGAGGCGCAGGGTGACCCTAGACCTGCTCAAGACGAGGGTGGGCGAGCTGACAGAGAGGAAGGCCCAGCTGGAGCGTGAATGCGAGGCGAGGCGTGACGAACGCTCTCGGAGGGACGCCCGGCTCGCCGAGCTCAACGCAGAGTTGGCCGCAAGCGGCTATACCGAGAGGCTCTCTCAACTTGACAGCATGATCCTTCGGGCGCAGGAGCGCTTGTCAAGCGTACGCGCCGCATCTGAGAACCTCGATCGTGAGGTGACTCCCCACTTTGGGCACCTACCTACCTCAGAGGCGGACTTCTGCGCGCTGCAGGAGCGTGTCTCGGCCTTCGTCGAGGGCTACCCGCAGGCTCACGAGGAGTGTAGTGCGAAACACAGCTCCTGTGTCGCTCAACGGGTGCGACTTGAGCTGCAAGCCGACGAGCTCCGTAGCGACCTGGAGTACTTTCAGGGGCACCAGAGCCGCATCCCCCGAGGTCTGGGTGAGGCCCGCGAGCGTCTGGCCAAGGCATCAGGTATCCCTGCGAAGAGCCTGCCCTTTGTCGGCGAGCTCATGGAGGTCGTCGACGAGGCTTGGCGTCTGGCCATCGAGTCGGTGCACGGCGGCCTCGCCCGTACGTTGCTCGTCGATGCACGCGACTTCGAGCGCTTCAGCTCCTCCATCGACGAGCTCAGGCTCCGCAGTCGCGTCACCTTTCGTCGCGTGGACGTCGAGCGCAGCTATGATGCCTGCGCGAGAGAGGGCTACCTCTCCGAGAAGCTCACATTCGCGAGCGACTCCCCGTTCGGTCCCTGGGTGCGCAGCGTCGTGTGCGACGAGCACCATGACGCGCTCTGCGTCGGCTCCCCGCGTGAGCTGGGTGGGGAGGGTCGGCGTGTTACCATCAACGGTCAGACGAGGGATGGCTCGCGCGGGGCGCACGGGCGTGACAGGTCCTCGGAGGGCATCATCGGCTTTGACAACAGTGCTCAGGTCGAGCGACTGACAGCGGAGCTCGTCAAGGTCAGCGAAGAGCATCAGGCGGCGAAGGCTGCCGAGGACGCCGCATCCAAGGCACTGAGCGAGCTGGTCGTTCGCCAGGCGTCTGCCGAGCGCATCGCACGTTACGACTTCAGGGAGGTCGACGTTGCCAGCGCCCACGACGAGCTCGTGCACGCGCAGCACCAGAAGGATGAGTTTGTGAGGAGCAGCGGGCGACTTGAGCGGCTTGCCGCACAGGTAAAGGATGCCCGCCTGCAGCTTGAGGAGGCGATAAAGAGCCTGGGTGGCAGCGAGCGCGAGCTCCAGCTCGTGTGCGATGAGCTCACGGGCGTCCTGGGACAGAGAGACGAGCTGGTGGCCATCGAGGGTGCAGGCGAGCGGATTGAGGGGACACCTCCTGCCTTCGAGCTGTTGGGGCGTCTCGGCGGCAAGATGCTTGCCAACCATAGCGCACAGGATAACCTCAAGAGTCTCGGTCCGATAGTCGAGCAGGTGAGGCGCCAGGTCATGGAGCTGATCTCGCGTGACGTCGAGCGTGAGAGGGGCCTTAGGGCGCGTATAGAGCGCAGGCTCCAGGAGTACCAGGAAAGATGGCCCGATAACCGATTGGGCACGGAGGCCTCTTCGGCACCCGACTACCTGGTCGTCCTCTCCCAGCTGGAGGAGGAGGGCTTCCACCTGCAGAAGGATGCCTGGTTCGAGCACATGCTCGCATGGGTCAAGGAGGACCTGATCCCGCTTGACGTGGCGTTTAGGGATGCGCGCGAGAGCATCGACGACAGGCTTGAGCCCATCAACGACATCCTGCGTACCCTGCCCTTCGGCCGGGAGGGAGGTCGTCTCGAGATCGTGTGCCGCGACAGCGAGAAGGCCGAGGTACGCGAGTTCAGGCTGCTCATGCGGGAGCTGCTCGATTACGAGAGCCACAGCGACAAGGCCGAGCGCGACGCCTACTACCGAAAGGCCGAGCAGCTCATTGCCCTCATCGACCCCGAGGACACGCGTGTCGAGGCGAGGCGCAGGCGCAACGATGTCCTTGATAGGCGCCGTCACGTCCGGCTCACGGCGCGTGTCATCGCCCCGGAGCACCCCGATAAGCCCAAGGCGGTCTACAATATGCTCGCCAGCAAGTCAGGCGGCGAGGTGGCCGAGATAGTAGCCTTCATCTTGGGTGCGGCCCTGCTGTACCGCCTGGGCCAGGAGGGAGGCTCCCTTCCAGGCTTTGCCCCGGTCTTGCTCGACGAGGGGTTCATCAAGGCCGACTCGCGCTTCACGACACGCGCCCTCTCGGCGTGGCAGGGCTTTGGCTTCCAGATCATCATCGCGGTACCTGAGGAGAAGTTCCAGTCCGTCGTCGCGAAGGCTCAGCGCGTGCTTCACGTCGTGGCTGACCCGTCACGCAGGTCCTTCGTGGCGCAGCTGGACAAGGTCGGCCCCGATCTCAAGGAGAGGGCGGGCTGAGCCTGTGGCGTGCACGGGCGTCGACGAGGTAAAAGATAGGCTCGCCCGACACTACCGCAGGGTCTGGGCCGCAGAGCTCTCCGGAAGCGCGGCAGGTACGGGTGCCTGGCCGTTTCGCGTCTTTTTGGGGAGGCCCTCCCGCGCGGACCTCGAGAGAGGCTTTGCGGACATAGACGGCGAGCTCTCTGAGGTCGAGCGGTGGGCCCTGGGCCATGGGCTCCACTGCGAGCGCGAGAGGCGCCTGGTAGGGTCGGTCGCCCACAGCCTGCCGACGCACGTCTGCGCAGCGTCACTCGACGAGCTCGCCCAGGCGACGGGCATGCAAGGGCACCTCGCGCAGGCAAAGCGGCGGCTGGGAAGGCTTATGCGTGACTTTCCGAAGGTCGGTGCCGACACGCTGCTCTCGGTGCTCAAGGCCTGCGATCCTAAGGGGATGGAAGAGACGGACTTCGATCTGCTCTGCCGCGCGGCCCTGTGGTTTTCTTTTCATGACGCTCGGGGATGACGCCGCGCGAGGTCCCGCTCGAGGGCTTCCATGCGAAGTGGCTCGATGCGCACGGACGTCGTGCCCTTATCTGCCAGCTCGCAAGGCTGGATGACCTATGTCTGAGGGAGCGTCCCCATCTCGTCCGCTTCCACTACCTCGATCCTGAGCACCTTGCCGCTGGGGGCAGGGCCCATGACACGCTTTTGGAGGGGGATTGCAACGGGCCGGCCTATGAGCCACGCGTTGTCATCATCTGCGAGAACCGTGACAGCGCGCTGTGGTTTTGCGAGCTTGAGGGCGGCATCTGCGTGCTGGGAGACGGGATGGCCGGCGTGTCCAGACTCGTGAACGTCGCGTGGGTGGCTCGTTGTCGGCATCTGTTCTACTGGGGAGACATCGATGCGAGCGGCTTCGAGATACTGGCCAAGTATCGTGACAGGGGCCTTGAGGTGGAGAGCATGCTCATGGATAAAAAGACCTACACGAGGTATTGGCGCTTCGGCACGGACGTCGATGCGCGCGGCAGGAGGCTCAAGGGCAAGGACGCCTCTGCGCTCGGGGGGCTCACGACCGAGGAAAACGAGCTCTACCTCGCCCTGTGCTCGCCCGACCACAGAGGGCCTCGCCGTATCGAGCAGGAGAGGATCCCGCTCGACGTCGCACGTGCCGAGCTCAGATGCCGCATCTTGCGCCGCGAGGGCCGCTCGGGGTGATGCCAGGCGGCCGTGTGTATGAGCGCGTCTCTCCCTTGGTCTTGCGACAGGGCACTGCCACTGTGGGCGTGGCATTGACAAGACGAGGGAATCTCAGAGGGTCTTGGGCGGACCCTCTCCACAGGGTGTGGCGTTGCGTGAACTTGTGACCGAGGGCCTTGTTGAGCGCGCGGCTGTGCTACCATGCCACAGAGGCCATGACGGAGAGGTTCTCTTGTCGCGTTGCCCAAGCACGAGAGAGGGGGTCCATCGGCTGGAAGGCCCCTGCGAGGGCTGACAGGGGACGTTCACTCTATCAGCTGCGACCTGAACGGTAGACACCCTCGTCTTCACTCCCGCCCGTTCTGGCAGGGATGGGTGATCGATGCTCTCCAAGTAGGGAAGCCGTCTGTCCCACGACACGGGGCTTGATGAGTGGCCGCTCGCAGTGAACAGTGCGTGCGGCAAGCAAGGTGGTACCGCGGATCATCCGTCCTTGGGCACGTTGCCTGGGGACGTTTTTGTTTGGAGGAGAGGGGTTTCTCGTATGGCGATGTCGGATGAGCTGAGGGCGATTCAGGAACGGGTTGAGCAAGGCCTTGCAAAGGCGAGGACGCTCGAGGCCCTCGAGCAGGTGCGCGTGGCGTCGCTGGGCAAGAAGGGTTCGCTCACGGCGATCATGCGCTCGATGGGTAGGCTGCCCAAGGAGGAGCGCCCGGCCATGGGTCAGCTTGCCAACACCGTGCGCGCAAACGTCGAGGCGGCCATCGGCCAGAGAAGGGAGCAGCTTGCGAAGGCCGCGCTCGAGGCTCGGATATCGGCCGAGGTGGCCGACGTCACGCTGCCGGGCCGTCGCCTCTCGCATGGCACGGAGCATCTCATCAGCCAGATCCGCGAGGAGATCGAGGACATCTTCGTGGGGCTTGGCTATACCGTGGAGGACGGTCCCTTCGTCGAGACGACCTACTACAACTTCACGGCGCTGAATGCCCCTGAGGATCATCCCAGCCGCTCGGCACAGGACACCTTCTACGTGGTCGACAACGCCTCTAAGGGCAAGGAGTCCCACGCCCTCGGCGAGTCTGACGTCTTGCTGCGCACCCAGACCTCGGGTGTGCAGGTTCACGTGATGGAGGAGAAGAGGCCCCCCATCTACATGATCTGCCCGGGGACGGTGTTTCGCCCCGACACCGCAGACGCCAACCACCTGCCGCAGTTCACCCAGGTCGAGGGTCTCGTCGTGGATGAGGGCATCACCTTCGGAGACCTCAAGGGAACGCTCGACCACCTCTGTCGCGAGATCTTCGGCCAGGATCGCGCCACTCGCTACCGTCCTCACTTCTTCCCGTTCACAGAGCCGAGCTGCGAGGTCGACGTCTCCTGCGGCGTCTGCGGCGGGGTGGGTTGCCGTTTCTGCAAGAACACGGGGTGGCTCGAGATCCTTGGCTGCGGGATGGTCGACCCCAACGTCTTCGGCTACGTGGGCATCGACAGCGAGCGATACTCCGGCTTTGCCTTTGGCATCGGCGTCGAGCGTGTGGCGGCGCTGCGCTACGACCTGCCTGACCTGCGCATGCTCATGACAGGTGACATGCGCTTCTTAGGGCAGTTCTAGCACCGTCATCACGACACACGAGCGGGCGGCCAGCCCGCTGACGAAAGGCAGGAAAGATGCGTGTTTCATACGAGTGGCTCAAGGGCATGGTCGATGTCCCCGCAGATCCCCAGGGGCTCATCACAGAGCTTGTCCGCACAGGTACCGAGGTCGCTGCCGTCGAGCGAGTGGGAGCCGACATCACCAAGGTCGTGACCTCGCAGGTCATCGAGAAAGCCCCACACCCCGACTCCGACCACCTGTACGTCTGCAAGATGGATGTGGGCGGTTACAACACCGATGCAACGGGCAAGTCCGTTTCCCTCCAGGTGGTCTGTGGTGCCCAGAACTTCGAGCAGGGTGATAAGACCGTGACCGCCCTCATCGGCGCGACGCTTCCCGGTGGCGTCACGATCAAGAAGGGAAGGCTACGTGGCGTTGACTCCTGCGGCATGAACTGCTCGAGTCGCGAGCTGGGGCTGGGGGAGGACCAGAGCGGCATCATGATCTTGCCTGGCGACACCCCAGTGGGACTTGACTTCACCGCGTGGCGCAATATGAGCGACACCGTGATCGACTGCGAGATCACACCCAATCGCCCTGACTGCCTCTCGATGGTGGGCATGGCGACGGAGGTCTCTGCGGCGCTCGACGTGGACACCCACATCGAGCTTCCCAGGATCCAGCGCGAGTCTTCCGAGTTCGGACGTGCGGCCGATCTCGTGGACGTGAGCATCGCCGATGCGGCGCTCTGCAGCCGCTACGCCGCTCGCGTGGTGCGTAAGGTCACGATCGGCCCCAGCCCCGAGTGGCTCGCCAAGCGCGTCATCGCTGCTGGCACTCGGCCCATCAACAACGTCGTGGATGTCACGAACTATGTGATGTATCTCACAGGACAGCCCCTGCACGCCTTCGATCTGGGCAAGCTCACCGAGCGCGACGGCAAGCGGCACGTTGTCGTGCGTGCCGCAGCCGAGGGTGAGACGATCGTGACCCTCGACGGACAGGAGCGCACGCTTACGTCCGACATGGCGCTCATCACCGACGACGGGACCACCCCGATCGCGCTTGCCGGCGTCATGGGTGGCCTCAACTCCGAGATCGATGAGGACACGGTGGACGTGCTGCTCGAGTCGGCGAGCTTCGATGCCGGCCACATCTCGCGCACGAGCCGCAGGCTCGACCTCATGAGCGAGGCCTCGATGCGCTTCGAGCGCCAGGTGGACGCTGCCGCCTGCGCCAGCGTGGCAGATGTCGCTGCGGCCCTCTTCGAGCAGTGCTGCGGCGCCGTGGTCTGCGAGGGCGTGGTTGACACGTATCCCGTGCCAGCCAAGCCAGGTGAGGTCACACTGCGACCTGACCGCGTGCGCGCCCTGTGCGGCGCTCCCATAGAGACGAGCTTCATGGCGCAGCGCTTGCGCCGCCTTGGCTGTGAGGTTGAGGAGGGCGCAGACGATCACTCCGCCATGCGCGTGGTCGTACCGACAAGTCGCCCTGACCTCACTCGCGAGATCGACCTCGTCGAGGAGGTGCTGCGCCTCTGGGGTGTGGGCGACGTCACACCCACGCTTCCCGCCGCACGCAACCATGCCGGGGGCCTGACCATCGACCAGCGGCGCGTCCGCCTGATTGGCCAGGTGCTCAGGGCGGCGGGTCTCTCTGAGACGAGTACCTACAACTTCGCTGACCCCTCCGACCTCGCACACTTGCATATGGGCGAGGCTGGGAGGGGCATCCCCGTCACGATCCTGCACCCGCTCGTGGCCGACCAATCCGAGATGCGCCGCGACATGCTGCCCGGGCTTCTCCGCTCGGTGGCGTATAACCGCGACCATGGCGTTACCAACGTGCACCTCTATGAGATTGGCCGCGTCTTTTTTGCTCACGAGCACAAGAGCCAGCCTGACGAGCCGAGCTATGTGGCAGGTGTGCTCTCGGGTGCGTGGGACGATGATCGCTGGAACGCGAAGTACCCAACGCTTGACTTTTTTGACGCCAAGGGCATCGTCGAGACCCTCCTCGACGTGCTGCGCATTACGAAGCTGCGTTTTCGTGTGGCGGATCCTGACAGCTATGGCTGGCTGCAGCCTGGGCGTGCCGCCGAAGTGCTAGCGCAGGGCGAGCTCATCGGCTGGGTAGGCAACGTGCACCCCGCAGCGCTCAATCGCTTTGGCATCGATGCGCCGGTTGTGGCCTTCGAGCTCTCGGTGGCTGGCCTTCTGCGGCTGGCCAGGCGCGAGCTTCCCTATGAGGACGTGCCGACGCTGCCGGGCGTCCTCATCGACCTCGCCCTCGTCGTGGACGAGGACATGACGTACGAGCAGGTGGTACAGCGCATCAGGAGCGCGGGCGGCAAGCTTCTCGTCGACGTGCGCCTCTTTGACGTGTATCGCGATCCTGTGCGCGTGGGGATGCACAAGAAGTCGATGGCCTTCTCACTTGAGTATCGCGCGGCCGATCGGACCCTGACCTCTGCGGAGGTCGAGAAGGCCCACAGCAAGCTCGTGGCCAAGGTCATGAAGTCCACAGGCGGCGAGGTCAGAAGTTAGGAGCATGCGTCTGATGCCGAGCTGGAATGTACATACCGCACATGTCGAGCGACTCTTCTCAGATCGCTCGCCTCAGGCGCTTGGTATTCGCGATGCGAACGCCTTCCT
The DNA window shown above is from Olsenella sp. oral taxon 807 and carries:
- a CDS encoding HAD family hydrolase, which translates into the protein MVIYSCRGCGTHPKLAVVGGMTYRMGIDVKLILTDIDGTILPYGQRQVSKACVEAFRTAIGAGIHIGPASGRGQRWMAPLLGGDEVLCATALASNGMEVYLDGERIHAEVLDRGVLRRLAQVLRAIPGTGLVCFDDATPLLVAGSQADLACCFAPYAKKSVPVDDVPDCEIVKANVFFDGDISQMHDLADRLGRVVGALSFDVPQAAWLNVMTRGWGKGPAIDVLCERLGIDLTQVAVFGDGGNDVSMLSHVPLSFAVAGASADALAAAHHRIGACEDDAVAAAIEALAAGAMPT
- a CDS encoding DUF3375 family protein; amino-acid sequence: MSEVVAQFDSLDAVFADGAMRLLRSDYAQASVALLRTLFGDGTSRMESEILYAQVDALLDELDHAGRKVWRHEDGSRLDAREVVNDKWMREFRLLAKRILPSGMSEHSLRPEALAVLAAARDVGDDEIILSSPRIETIIEALTQLSTVVNPDKQARRADLVSKVERAQRALDAFDASGGEADVDANPVAMFRNALDLMSQIPADMSRIEGRMYEERNRLIDSFHKDERPGGELVADYLRRSDELFDGTDMGQVYNGAITMLSNSKLNADISSRVRMITRSDALASLDARERASLERSWKGLVSGMTGVLKLRKACSQTVSNAITQYDHETYREYTSLLKKLYDVVLARGLEGGPLARSPMHDSLDTTQLESLVFRLSARSDREAPPPLYAADTDTIPRIDIERLRYFGGARTEALLAALERQIPSGGSMALSHAFNALDPDIRREVELCGLMTFALGLGVAVEQAPHAVYECYDFIGDLRPWSAPEVMLVREDVSHGREAKDG
- a CDS encoding DUF4194 domain-containing protein, with amino-acid sequence MADDMVGQDGSGTEGAPVGVSPKGEPLFPEDTGTCPLVVRHAITALVKKRYIFAETDRVAWDGLMSAPELVRSRLADMLLGLRVDDVAGIAYSYQVQLEGGTVPNKVKSISYFNNLQSLLMTQLVTKYFSATAAGETLVWVEGDELREAMERMFEDMPDVALADSHMEQAIGAMVRNGYLREVVDGRYQVMPIVGVVYGIDEIKGVLSRYGIADGDDAQADVRQ
- a CDS encoding ATP-binding protein, with amino-acid sequence MPADQLQMDPLVERQWQLESMQLVNFGPFDGYHRLEFKTGFAQVPTTVISGDSGTGKSTIEDAFFEVMTRNGSYNSASNEGGRGGSLTSEKRSLIGYVRGKLEDVEDEEGRRQVQMLRDGHCNRWSAIVLGYRSDVKTTFSVAKLFWIAAGYTANSDIKQLRMTMFRDFDPRSLESIADANFTAERVRRVIGSDFRSFSQVDEFLTYVHRVLKVDEQGSGKEVMDLLGRIRSGSSFRSIDELFREQVLDRPATFEAASAAVASYREHHSAYERMREKQEKVSLLTEVREFSHERDEALEALDTGRAALAPALFDTWRRRVTLDLLKTRVGELTERKAQLERECEARRDERSRRDARLAELNAELAASGYTERLSQLDSMILRAQERLSSVRAASENLDREVTPHFGHLPTSEADFCALQERVSAFVEGYPQAHEECSAKHSSCVAQRVRLELQADELRSDLEYFQGHQSRIPRGLGEARERLAKASGIPAKSLPFVGELMEVVDEAWRLAIESVHGGLARTLLVDARDFERFSSSIDELRLRSRVTFRRVDVERSYDACAREGYLSEKLTFASDSPFGPWVRSVVCDEHHDALCVGSPRELGGEGRRVTINGQTRDGSRGAHGRDRSSEGIIGFDNSAQVERLTAELVKVSEEHQAAKAAEDAASKALSELVVRQASAERIARYDFREVDVASAHDELVHAQHQKDEFVRSSGRLERLAAQVKDARLQLEEAIKSLGGSERELQLVCDELTGVLGQRDELVAIEGAGERIEGTPPAFELLGRLGGKMLANHSAQDNLKSLGPIVEQVRRQVMELISRDVERERGLRARIERRLQEYQERWPDNRLGTEASSAPDYLVVLSQLEEEGFHLQKDAWFEHMLAWVKEDLIPLDVAFRDARESIDDRLEPINDILRTLPFGREGGRLEIVCRDSEKAEVREFRLLMRELLDYESHSDKAERDAYYRKAEQLIALIDPEDTRVEARRRRNDVLDRRRHVRLTARVIAPEHPDKPKAVYNMLASKSGGEVAEIVAFILGAALLYRLGQEGGSLPGFAPVLLDEGFIKADSRFTTRALSAWQGFGFQIIIAVPEEKFQSVVAKAQRVLHVVADPSRRSFVAQLDKVGPDLKERAG
- a CDS encoding DUF3322 domain-containing protein; its protein translation is MACTGVDEVKDRLARHYRRVWAAELSGSAAGTGAWPFRVFLGRPSRADLERGFADIDGELSEVERWALGHGLHCERERRLVGSVAHSLPTHVCAASLDELAQATGMQGHLAQAKRRLGRLMRDFPKVGADTLLSVLKACDPKGMEETDFDLLCRAALWFSFHDARG
- a CDS encoding DUF2220 domain-containing protein → MTPREVPLEGFHAKWLDAHGRRALICQLARLDDLCLRERPHLVRFHYLDPEHLAAGGRAHDTLLEGDCNGPAYEPRVVIICENRDSALWFCELEGGICVLGDGMAGVSRLVNVAWVARCRHLFYWGDIDASGFEILAKYRDRGLEVESMLMDKKTYTRYWRFGTDVDARGRRLKGKDASALGGLTTEENELYLALCSPDHRGPRRIEQERIPLDVARAELRCRILRREGRSG
- the pheS gene encoding phenylalanine--tRNA ligase subunit alpha; protein product: MAMSDELRAIQERVEQGLAKARTLEALEQVRVASLGKKGSLTAIMRSMGRLPKEERPAMGQLANTVRANVEAAIGQRREQLAKAALEARISAEVADVTLPGRRLSHGTEHLISQIREEIEDIFVGLGYTVEDGPFVETTYYNFTALNAPEDHPSRSAQDTFYVVDNASKGKESHALGESDVLLRTQTSGVQVHVMEEKRPPIYMICPGTVFRPDTADANHLPQFTQVEGLVVDEGITFGDLKGTLDHLCREIFGQDRATRYRPHFFPFTEPSCEVDVSCGVCGGVGCRFCKNTGWLEILGCGMVDPNVFGYVGIDSERYSGFAFGIGVERVAALRYDLPDLRMLMTGDMRFLGQF